One genomic region from Clostridium saccharobutylicum DSM 13864 encodes:
- the murC gene encoding UDP-N-acetylmuramate--L-alanine ligase, translating to MSFDFIKDKDKKVHFIGIGGISMSGLAAVLLNSGFKVSGSDFKDSPIVEKLRSEGAEIYIGHNKDNIKDVDLVVYTAAIPSDNPELLYAKENNITLMDRAEFLGQIMKGHKYNVAISGTHGKTTCTSMLSHITLAGNLDPTILVGGELDAIGGNFRIGNSEYFLTEACEYKRSFLKFFPYVGIILNIDADHLDCYKDIDEIADTFSKFSNLIPKDGYLVGYGDDVRVKKVLSNADCNTLSYGLGENVDVTAKNIVFNKNGCATFDVYKHDKKLFNLTLNVPGEHNILNALASVCVSLIFNISSEDIIEGLSKCKGAHKRFEYKGEKNGVTVIDDYAHHPTEIKATLSTAKKIHHNKTYCIFQPHTYTRTKSLFDEFTHCFTETDELILMDIYAAREKDTGLVSSDELGDAIRATGVKCTNVHSHDEALEYVKSKLQDGDLLLTVGAGDVVIVGEKYLNE from the coding sequence TTAAAGATTCTCCTATTGTTGAAAAATTAAGATCTGAAGGTGCTGAAATTTACATAGGGCACAATAAAGATAATATTAAGGATGTAGATTTAGTAGTATATACTGCTGCTATCCCTTCTGATAATCCTGAACTTTTATATGCTAAAGAAAATAATATAACATTAATGGACAGAGCTGAATTTTTAGGTCAAATTATGAAAGGTCATAAATATAATGTAGCCATTTCTGGTACTCATGGAAAAACTACATGTACATCCATGTTATCTCATATTACACTTGCTGGTAATTTAGATCCAACTATTCTAGTTGGTGGAGAATTAGATGCTATTGGTGGTAACTTTAGAATTGGTAACAGCGAATATTTCTTAACTGAAGCTTGTGAATATAAGCGTTCATTCTTAAAATTCTTCCCTTATGTCGGAATAATTTTAAATATTGATGCTGATCACTTAGATTGCTATAAAGATATCGATGAAATTGCAGATACATTTTCAAAATTCTCTAATCTCATTCCAAAAGACGGATATCTTGTAGGATATGGTGATGACGTTAGAGTAAAAAAAGTTTTATCAAATGCTGATTGTAACACTTTAAGCTACGGCTTAGGAGAAAATGTTGATGTAACTGCCAAAAACATAGTGTTCAACAAAAATGGTTGCGCTACTTTCGATGTATATAAACATGATAAAAAGTTATTTAACCTTACTCTAAATGTACCAGGTGAGCATAACATATTAAATGCTCTAGCTTCAGTATGTGTTTCACTTATATTTAATATTTCTTCTGAAGATATAATTGAGGGATTATCAAAATGCAAGGGTGCACACAAAAGATTTGAGTATAAGGGAGAAAAGAACGGTGTTACAGTAATAGATGACTATGCTCATCATCCAACTGAAATTAAAGCTACTTTAAGTACTGCAAAAAAAATACACCATAATAAAACATACTGCATCTTCCAACCACACACTTATACTAGAACTAAATCATTATTTGATGAATTTACTCATTGTTTCACAGAGACTGATGAACTTATCTTAATGGATATTTATGCTGCTCGTGAAAAAGATACTGGTTTAGTTTCATCTGACGAACTTGGCGATGCAATAAGAGCTACAGGTGTTAAATGTACTAATGTTCATTCACACGATGAAGCGCTAGAATACGTTAAATCAAAACTTCAAGACGGCGACTTACTATTAACTGTAGGTGCTGGTGATGTAGTTATTGTTGGTGAAAAATATTTAAATGAATAA